The window GGTCTTTATCATGTATTGGGCGGTGCAATATCACCCCTTGATGGAATTGGCCCAGAAGATTTAAAAATAGAAGAATTAGTGGAAAGAGTAAAAAGAATAATGCCAGAGGAAGTTGTTATAGCTACGAATTTAAGCTCAGAGGGAGAAGCAACATCGATGTACATTGCAAAAATTTTAAAACCTTTGGGAATCAAGCTTTCAAGAATTGCATACGGTCTTCCTGTTGGCGGCGACCTCGAATATGCAGATGATATTACTATTTCAAGAGCTCTCGAGGGAAGAAGAATATTGTAAAATTATGAAAATGGATGTATAGGAGGCAGTTAATGAGTGAATTTATCGAAATACGCTGGCATGCTCGTGCAGGGCAGGGGGCGGTAACTGCGGCAAAAGCTCTTGCTGATGCGGCAATGGCTGGAGGAAAATATGTGCAGGCATTCCCCGAATATGGCCCTGAAAGGATGGGTGCGCCGCTGAGGGCATACAATAGAGTTTCAAATGAGGAAATTTTGATTCATTGTCAGGTCCACAATCCTTCTATTGTTATAGTTATAGACCAAACATTGATAGACAGTGTCAATGTTACAGAGGGAGTCAAGGACGGTGGGATATATATTGTCAACAGTGAAATGAATCCTGATGAAATAAAGCAGAAACTAAATCTCAACTCTGGAAAAGTTTATACAGTGGATGCCACAAAGATTGCGCTTGAAACAATTGGAAGGCCTATACCGAATACTCCAATCTTAGGCGTTGTGGCAAGAGTAACTGATATTATAAAACTTGAAGATGTCAAAAAAGAGGTTGAAAAGAGTTTTGGCAAAAAATTTGGCCCAAGTGTAGTTGAAGCAAATATAAAAGCCGTTGAAAGGGCTTACGAGGAGGTAAAGGGTCTATGACTTTGAAAAATAAAGAAGAGCTTCCTTTGGGAGGATTGATTGAAGAAGCCGGCAATGCCGCAGAGTATGAAACCGGCGGTTGGCGGACATTCAGGCCTGTATGGGATTTTGAAAAGTGTATTCAATGTCTTACCTGCTGGATATATTGTCCTGATTCCTGCATCATCGTAGAAGATGAAAAGGTCAAGGGCGCTGATTTGAGATTTTGCAAAGGTTGTGGAGTTTGTGCAAATGAATGTCCTCCAAAGATTCGTGCTATTACGATGGAAGAAGAAGTGAAATTCAAAAAATAATTAATCAGTGAGGGAGTAACAAATAATGGCAAAACGCGAGTCAATGACAGGAAATCAGGTAGTTGCTGAATGTATGCGTCAGATAAATCCTGATGTTGTGGCAGCTTATCCAATAACTCCATCAACTGAAGTGATGCAGATATTTGCTCAATCAGTTGCAGATGGCCTTGTCGATACAGAGCTTGTAACAGTAGAAAGTGAGCATAGTGCTATGAGCGCCTGCATCGGCGCTTCAGCGGCAGGCGGCAGAGTTATGACTGCAACTTCTGCCTGCGGACTTGCTCTTATGTGGGAACTTTTGCCTGTTGCATCGGCGTTGCGTTTGCCTATCGTTATGACAGTAGTCAATAGGGCTTTGTCTGCTCCAATTAACATACATTGCGACCACTCTGATTCTATGGGTTGCCGTGATGCAGGATGGATTCAACTTTATTCTGAGAATGCACAGGAGGCATATCACAACATTATTCAAGCGGCAAAAATCTGTAATAGAGAAGGAGTATGGCTGCCTGTAATGGTTTGTGTTGATGGATTTATTATAAGCCACTCCATTGAATCTGTTGAAATGCTCGAAGATGATGAAGTTCAAAGATTTGTTGGAGAATTTAAACCGAGAAAACCTCTCTTGGATGTTGATAATCCAGTGACCTACGGTGCATTAGACCTGCAGGATTATTATATGGAGCATAAAAAACAGGTTGATGATGCCATACAATCATCAAAATCTGAGATCTTGAAGGTGGCAGAAGAATTTAAAAAAGAGTTTGGTTATGAATATGGACTAATTGATTCCTATATGATGGAAGATGCGGAAGTTGCGATTGTTGCACTGAATTCGACAGCAGGAACATCAAAATATGTTGTAAATATGCTGAGACAGGAAGGGATTAAAGCAGGCGTTTTAAAGATAAGGGTTTTTAGGCCCTTTCCTGCTGATGAGATTAGGGAGGCATTGAAGAATGTTAAAGCAGTGGCAGTCCTCGACAGATCTTCATCATATGGCACAGCAGGACCATTGTTTCTCGATATAAGATCGGCTATGTATGAGGCAGATTCCAAGCCCTTTATTACAAACTATATCTATGGTCTTGGAGGAAGAGATATAGGCATAGATGAATTAAGAAGCATATATGAAGGACTTATCTCATCAATAAAGGAAGGTAAACCTGCAAGAACTTATAATTGGATAGGTGTGCGGGAAAAGGTTTAGAAGAAAAAAGTGGAGAAATAATAAATGGCATCGTTAAAGGAATTATCAAAAAAACAGGATCTTTTATCACCGGGTCATAGATTGTGTGCAGGCTGTGGGGTTTCAATCGTTGTAAGACAGGTAATGCTTGCCACTGAAAATCCTACTGTAGTTGCATGCGCAACAGGTTGTCTTGAAGTGGCGACGACTATTTTCCCTTATACAGCTTGGCGCGTTCCTTTTATACATAATGCCTTTGAGAATGCCGCGGCAACTATATCAGGTGTTGAAGCAATGTATAACGCCCTTGTAAAAAAAGGAAAGATTCCCAAAGACAAAAGAATCGATTTTATTGCTTTTGGCGGTGATGGAGGAACATATGATATTGGCTTGCAGTCTCTTTCAGGAGCGCTCGAGAGAGGGCATCGCTTCCTTTATGTTTGTTATAATAATGAAGCATATATGAATACAGGCATACAAAGGTCAAGCGCTACGCCTTATGGCGCGCATACGACAACAGGACCTGCAGGAGATGTAAGCTTTGGGAAAAAGCAGGACAGAAAGGACCTTACCCAAATCGTTGCAGCACACAAAATTCCTTATGCGGCGCAAGCTTCTCCAAGCCATTGGAATGACCTTGTAACAAAGGTAAAAAAAGCTCTCAATTGCGGCGGTCCAAGCTTTATAAATGTGATAGCCAACTGCAACAGAGGATGGAGAAATGATACAGGTAAAGCAGTAGAAGTTTGCAGGGTTGCCGTACAAACCTGTTATTGGCCTCTCTATGAAATAGAAAATGGAAAATTGAAAATTAATGTAAAGCCAAAAGAGAAGAAGCCAATTGAAGAATGGCTCAAATATCAGGGGCGTTTTTCACATCTGAAACGGCCAGAAAACAGGCATGTGATAGATGAGATTCAGCAAATAATTGACCGAGATTGGGAGCGCTTGCTCACTCTTGAAAAGGCGCATCAGTCTCAATAATTATTCAAAGATACTTCTTTAAGTATTCCTATTGGCATTTATGGATGAATAGCAGAAAGTTATGAAAAAGTTAAAAGGAATACTAATAACCTTTATACTTCTCCTTGTAGTAATTTTTGCGGTGCAGAATGCCAGTACTGTTGAGCTTAGATTTCTGATATGGAATGCTTCCATTCCCTGCGCTTTTCTTGTCCTTTTGATTATGGCAATAGGTATATTGATAGGAATTTTAATTTCCAATCTTGGTGCTTTTAAAAAGAGCTAATTTCTTTGGTTTCTATTTTTTTCATATCTTTTTCTGTTCAATAAATTATTGACACCGATATGCAAATTTGTCATATTTAGCTGCAAAAAAGTTTTTGATTGGGAAGAATGAAGCTTAGTGTGAAATCTAAAGTATGGCTTGAAATAGAGGGGAAGCCCTTCTTTGGGGAGGGCAGAAAAAGGCTTCTTCAAGAGATTGAAAAGACAGGGTCAATTTCGTCTGCCGCATCGAAATTAGGAATTACTTATAGGAGAGCTTGGTCTTATATCAAGTCTATGGAG is drawn from Candidatus Schekmanbacteria bacterium and contains these coding sequences:
- a CDS encoding pyruvate synthase codes for the protein MSEFIEIRWHARAGQGAVTAAKALADAAMAGGKYVQAFPEYGPERMGAPLRAYNRVSNEEILIHCQVHNPSIVIVIDQTLIDSVNVTEGVKDGGIYIVNSEMNPDEIKQKLNLNSGKVYTVDATKIALETIGRPIPNTPILGVVARVTDIIKLEDVKKEVEKSFGKKFGPSVVEANIKAVERAYEEVKGL
- a CDS encoding ferredoxin, which codes for MTLKNKEELPLGGLIEEAGNAAEYETGGWRTFRPVWDFEKCIQCLTCWIYCPDSCIIVEDEKVKGADLRFCKGCGVCANECPPKIRAITMEEEVKFKK
- the porA gene encoding pyruvate ferredoxin oxidoreductase; amino-acid sequence: MAKRESMTGNQVVAECMRQINPDVVAAYPITPSTEVMQIFAQSVADGLVDTELVTVESEHSAMSACIGASAAGGRVMTATSACGLALMWELLPVASALRLPIVMTVVNRALSAPINIHCDHSDSMGCRDAGWIQLYSENAQEAYHNIIQAAKICNREGVWLPVMVCVDGFIISHSIESVEMLEDDEVQRFVGEFKPRKPLLDVDNPVTYGALDLQDYYMEHKKQVDDAIQSSKSEILKVAEEFKKEFGYEYGLIDSYMMEDAEVAIVALNSTAGTSKYVVNMLRQEGIKAGVLKIRVFRPFPADEIREALKNVKAVAVLDRSSSYGTAGPLFLDIRSAMYEADSKPFITNYIYGLGGRDIGIDELRSIYEGLISSIKEGKPARTYNWIGVREKV
- a CDS encoding pyruvate ferredoxin oxidoreductase (catalyzes the formation of acetyl-CoA from pyruvate and coenzyme A), with the protein product MASLKELSKKQDLLSPGHRLCAGCGVSIVVRQVMLATENPTVVACATGCLEVATTIFPYTAWRVPFIHNAFENAAATISGVEAMYNALVKKGKIPKDKRIDFIAFGGDGGTYDIGLQSLSGALERGHRFLYVCYNNEAYMNTGIQRSSATPYGAHTTTGPAGDVSFGKKQDRKDLTQIVAAHKIPYAAQASPSHWNDLVTKVKKALNCGGPSFINVIANCNRGWRNDTGKAVEVCRVAVQTCYWPLYEIENGKLKINVKPKEKKPIEEWLKYQGRFSHLKRPENRHVIDEIQQIIDRDWERLLTLEKAHQSQ
- a CDS encoding DUF1049 domain-containing protein — encoded protein: MKKLKGILITFILLLVVIFAVQNASTVELRFLIWNASIPCAFLVLLIMAIGILIGILISNLGAFKKS
- a CDS encoding LysR family transcriptional regulator, with product MKLSVKSKVWLEIEGKPFFGEGRKRLLQEIEKTGSISSAASKLGITYRRAWSYIKSMEERSGLKLVEKTKGGAGYGGTTLTKDGRKLIDYYEAISKGIRDEVDKKFKKFKFSYR